In a single window of the Atlantibacter hermannii genome:
- the licR_2 gene encoding operon regulator protein LicR, translated as MNGFDLVFVKYVQEHSPVALSDVLQRYGKTLSTLKRTMKEINALLPAHYHLHIENQTIITRMGYGEYVALLENIKFNRYFTSPEERTRDLFVALCLNDVVNKSEYYSRFFVSASTLKNDAPVLNQFLLDKQLTLQSIHRKGSSLSGDEIALRIAVCLTILKTVEIGEDNQLIAHKANDPVNRSVAERFLSQCQAEIVAAAACYATRIEPVLKLGYNGKKYFLVYLSLALHRLKRGHEITDVSALSFINTVPFSLFESPNENRFLDVLVSSLSATWRAFTLYDRPLIDAVGQFIERIEPALTTQLHNRQACFAEVYPFIYSAIVQNKFDLWFEDKKLQGVRARYPQLWESVRHALAFIEQHYGIRFSGVHMATLLLILKKYELQNRLVSEPRKRIIIVTNSSESKIGYFKEVLHAWFHIDIVACVNINELHQLKTIPFDLLITFTNKISSYLKYYQLDYIKVNFHLTQDDITLLRKQGLSRAKKKIPAAQFAKLAAGMDEQQLRAFVEQRYPGIFI; from the coding sequence ATGAATGGTTTTGATTTGGTTTTCGTTAAATATGTGCAGGAGCACAGCCCGGTCGCGCTGAGCGATGTGCTTCAGCGCTATGGCAAAACGCTATCGACGCTGAAACGCACAATGAAAGAAATTAATGCGCTGCTGCCGGCGCATTATCATCTGCATATTGAGAATCAAACCATCATTACCCGAATGGGCTACGGCGAATATGTTGCGTTGCTGGAGAACATCAAATTCAACCGTTATTTTACCAGCCCGGAAGAGCGCACCCGCGATCTGTTTGTCGCGCTATGTCTGAATGACGTGGTCAACAAGAGCGAGTACTACTCGCGTTTTTTTGTCAGCGCCAGCACCTTAAAAAATGATGCTCCGGTATTAAACCAGTTTTTACTGGATAAGCAGTTAACCCTGCAAAGCATTCATCGTAAGGGTTCGTCGCTGTCTGGCGACGAAATTGCGCTGCGTATCGCGGTATGTTTAACCATTTTGAAAACTGTTGAAATTGGCGAGGACAATCAGTTAATTGCCCATAAAGCCAACGATCCGGTGAACCGCTCTGTCGCGGAGCGGTTTCTCAGCCAGTGCCAGGCAGAAATTGTCGCAGCGGCGGCCTGTTATGCCACGCGTATAGAGCCTGTCTTAAAACTCGGTTATAACGGCAAAAAATATTTTCTTGTTTATCTCAGCCTGGCCCTGCATCGTCTGAAACGCGGCCATGAAATTACCGACGTTTCAGCGCTGAGTTTTATTAATACCGTGCCGTTTTCTCTGTTTGAATCACCCAATGAAAACCGCTTTCTCGATGTGTTGGTTTCTTCGCTGAGTGCCACCTGGCGCGCCTTCACGCTCTACGATCGCCCATTGATTGATGCGGTAGGGCAGTTTATTGAACGCATTGAACCCGCGCTGACAACGCAATTACACAACCGGCAGGCGTGCTTTGCCGAGGTCTATCCGTTTATTTATTCCGCCATCGTCCAGAATAAATTTGACCTGTGGTTTGAAGATAAAAAGTTACAAGGCGTTCGGGCGCGTTATCCGCAGCTGTGGGAAAGCGTCAGGCACGCGCTGGCTTTCATTGAGCAGCATTACGGCATTCGCTTTTCTGGCGTACACATGGCCACGCTGTTGTTGATACTGAAAAAATACGAGCTGCAAAACCGGCTGGTGAGTGAACCCCGCAAACGCATTATCATTGTCACCAACTCGTCAGAGAGCAAAATCGGCTATTTCAAAGAAGTGCTTCACGCCTGGTTCCATATTGATATTGTCGCCTGCGTGAACATTAATGAGTTGCATCAGTTAAAAACGATTCCCTTTGATTTACTGATCACCTTCACCAATAAAATATCCAGCTATCTGAAATATTATCAGCTGGACTATATCAAAGTGAATTTTCACCTTACCCAGGACGATATCACCCTGTTGCGTAAGCAGGGCTTATCCCGTGCGAAGAAAAAAATCCCGGCGGCGCAGTTTGCGAAACTGGCCGCCGGGATGGATGAGCAACAGCTGCGTGCCTTTGTGGAACAGCGCTATCCGGGGATTTTTATCTAA
- the agaA gene encoding N-acetylglucosamine-6-phosphate deacetylase (GlcNAc 6-P deacetylase), giving the protein MSRDLVQAGVTSYLATSATMPQAFLERSLQAAAEYIETAPPGDGAEAVGIHMEGPYINKKYLGMQREDSLQPPSVAGFQHFNQLAKGHIRLMTLAPELDGALALIRYLQSQGITASAGHTDATFDEMTAAIDAGLSHVTHAFSAMRGLHHREPGVVGAVMYYRDLYAEVAKQTGITLRPEVFDILYRIKGDRRLVMMSDCLGYVDFPEGYEFHHYLRQETFRISAGKLQISGKDGATRHIAPEDWHDVHQLEMSFLDSIKAVVNRLENGLVSAAQIACLNPAQLAGVAHRKGSLEPGKDADILVLDNDLTLKAVWCRGVAQTLEVD; this is encoded by the coding sequence ATGAGCCGGGATTTGGTGCAGGCGGGCGTAACGTCCTATCTTGCCACCAGCGCCACCATGCCACAGGCGTTTCTTGAACGTTCGCTGCAGGCAGCGGCGGAATACATCGAAACAGCCCCGCCTGGCGACGGCGCGGAAGCGGTCGGCATCCATATGGAAGGCCCGTATATCAATAAAAAATACCTGGGTATGCAGCGCGAAGACAGCCTGCAACCGCCTTCTGTCGCCGGGTTTCAGCATTTTAACCAGTTGGCTAAAGGGCATATCCGTCTGATGACCCTGGCACCGGAACTGGATGGCGCGCTGGCGCTGATACGTTATCTGCAAAGCCAGGGGATCACCGCGTCCGCCGGCCATACCGACGCCACGTTCGATGAGATGACGGCCGCCATTGATGCCGGGCTGAGCCATGTGACCCACGCTTTTAGCGCGATGCGCGGTTTACACCACCGTGAACCGGGGGTGGTGGGCGCCGTCATGTACTACCGTGATTTATATGCCGAGGTGGCGAAACAGACCGGCATTACTTTGCGTCCTGAAGTGTTCGATATTCTGTATCGCATTAAAGGCGACCGGCGGCTGGTCATGATGAGCGACTGCCTCGGCTACGTGGATTTCCCGGAGGGGTATGAATTCCATCATTATCTGCGCCAGGAGACCTTCCGCATATCTGCCGGGAAGTTGCAGATAAGCGGCAAAGATGGCGCAACGCGGCATATTGCGCCGGAGGACTGGCACGATGTGCATCAGTTAGAAATGAGCTTTCTGGACTCCATTAAGGCAGTGGTTAACCGGCTGGAAAACGGGCTGGTGTCGGCTGCGCAAATCGCCTGCCTGAACCCGGCGCAACTGGCGGGCGTGGCCCACCGCAAAGGCAGCCTGGAGCCCGGTAAAGACGCGGATATTCTGGTGCTGGACAACGACCTAACGCTTAAGGCCGTCTGGTGTCGGGGCGTTGCCCAGACGCTGGAAGTTGATTAG
- a CDS encoding phosphonate metabolism protein PhnM has protein sequence MTTKALRSTRIVTPEGLRSGVLTIENGKIAAVMQDYHGEVTDYGDSYLMPGFVDIHVHGWGVVPSPGKAPVSPSRQ, from the coding sequence ATGACAACTAAAGCGTTACGCTCGACGCGCATTGTTACGCCGGAAGGCTTACGCAGTGGCGTACTGACCATTGAGAACGGCAAAATCGCCGCGGTAATGCAGGACTATCACGGTGAGGTCACGGATTATGGCGACAGTTATCTGATGCCGGGCTTTGTGGACATTCATGTTCACGGCTGGGGCGTGGTTCCTTCGCCTGGAAAGGCACCCGTGAGTCCGTCCAGGCAATGA
- the pcaB gene encoding 3-carboxy-cis,cis-muconate cycloisomerase → MRALYDSKSKTIDDRGMKALFTQEARIQSWLDVEAALALAQARYGIIPQAAAQNIAENCQLSRIDLQEMDRLLREIGHGFVPMIKVLVKACSPESGKYVHYGVTTQNIQQTAQLHLAWQCQKIINGFVDDTLRNLARMAQHHKATLMAGRTHGKHALPITWGYKVAVWIDELLHSRERMKQAESRVFTVMMGGAVGAFHATGETGRQVQDCVAQHLGMHSMRVPSRAAQVYRTEYISNLCLLATTLQKMAEEVYLTSGEEYGEVSEAFKKGTVGSSTMPQKVNPKLAKGIIANSQKLYSVLTSSLYVSPRPFEADSSAYFIFDANLQESMELMAEIVMRAEELSRTLVIYPERMKQNVGITHGLINSEKIMMALVDRLGKDPAHELVYDMAMRSTHEGIEYGRVLREQPVIRASFSDSEIDTLLDPASYTGLCAQIADEMAQRVWSELDDN, encoded by the coding sequence GCGGCATGAAGGCGCTGTTTACTCAGGAAGCGCGTATCCAGTCCTGGCTGGACGTGGAAGCCGCGCTGGCGCTGGCTCAGGCCCGGTACGGCATCATTCCGCAGGCGGCGGCGCAAAACATTGCTGAAAATTGCCAGCTGTCGCGCATCGACCTTCAGGAGATGGATCGTCTGCTGCGGGAAATCGGCCACGGCTTCGTGCCGATGATTAAAGTGCTGGTTAAAGCCTGTTCGCCGGAAAGCGGTAAATATGTGCATTACGGCGTGACGACGCAAAATATCCAGCAAACTGCCCAACTGCATTTAGCCTGGCAGTGCCAGAAGATCATTAATGGTTTTGTGGATGATACGCTGCGAAACCTGGCGCGGATGGCGCAACACCATAAAGCGACCCTGATGGCCGGTCGCACCCACGGCAAGCACGCGCTGCCGATTACCTGGGGATACAAGGTCGCGGTATGGATAGATGAACTGCTGCACAGCCGCGAGCGCATGAAACAGGCGGAAAGCCGGGTATTTACCGTGATGATGGGTGGCGCGGTAGGCGCATTCCACGCCACCGGCGAAACCGGACGCCAGGTGCAGGATTGCGTTGCGCAGCATCTGGGTATGCATTCGATGCGGGTGCCGTCACGCGCAGCCCAGGTCTATCGCACCGAGTACATCAGCAATCTGTGCCTGCTGGCGACCACGCTGCAAAAAATGGCCGAAGAGGTGTATCTCACGTCCGGCGAGGAGTACGGCGAAGTGTCCGAGGCCTTTAAAAAGGGCACCGTCGGCAGCAGCACTATGCCTCAGAAAGTGAATCCCAAACTGGCGAAAGGCATTATCGCCAATTCACAGAAACTCTATTCGGTCCTCACGTCGTCGCTGTACGTCAGCCCGCGCCCGTTTGAGGCAGACAGTTCGGCTTATTTCATCTTCGATGCGAATTTGCAGGAAAGCATGGAGCTGATGGCAGAAATCGTGATGCGTGCTGAAGAATTAAGCCGCACGCTGGTGATTTACCCTGAACGCATGAAGCAAAACGTCGGCATTACCCATGGGCTTATCAACAGCGAGAAAATCATGATGGCGCTGGTCGACAGGCTGGGTAAAGACCCGGCCCATGAGCTGGTGTACGACATGGCGATGCGCAGCACCCATGAGGGGATCGAATATGGACGCGTGTTACGTGAGCAGCCAGTGATCCGTGCCAGTTTTAGCGACAGCGAAATCGACACGCTGCTCGACCCGGCGAGTTATACCGGTTTATGCGCGCAAATCGCCGATGAGATGGCGCAGCGGGTATGGAGCGAACTCGATGACAACTAA